A window from Streptomyces sp. NBC_00299 encodes these proteins:
- a CDS encoding alpha/beta fold hydrolase: MTVRSRNHVTVSGRAGAPVVMLAHGFGCDQNMWRLVVPLLERDFTVVLFDHVGAGRSDLSAWSEERYSTLEGYTEDVLEICRDLALGPVTFVGHSVSAMMGVLAAAREPGAFAGLVLLAPSPCFIDDPGAGYRGGFSAEDIDELLGSLEANYLGWSGAMAPVIMGNPDRPELGEELTNSFCRTDPDIARVFARVTFLSDNRDDLVKVTVPTLVAQCSNDAIAPPEVGAFVRSRISGSRLVTLNATGHCPQLAAPEETAAAIIEFVQAAR, encoded by the coding sequence ATGACTGTACGCAGCAGAAACCATGTGACGGTGTCCGGCCGTGCCGGAGCGCCGGTGGTGATGCTGGCGCACGGGTTCGGGTGCGACCAGAACATGTGGCGGCTGGTGGTACCGCTCCTGGAACGCGACTTCACCGTGGTGCTCTTCGACCATGTGGGGGCCGGGCGGTCCGATCTGTCGGCGTGGAGCGAGGAGCGCTATTCCACGCTGGAGGGCTATACCGAGGACGTGCTGGAGATCTGCCGTGATCTGGCGCTCGGCCCGGTGACGTTCGTGGGGCACTCGGTGAGCGCGATGATGGGCGTCCTGGCGGCGGCGCGCGAGCCGGGGGCGTTCGCCGGTCTGGTGCTGCTCGCCCCGTCGCCGTGTTTCATCGACGATCCCGGCGCCGGATATCGCGGCGGGTTCAGCGCCGAGGACATCGACGAACTCCTCGGCTCCTTGGAAGCCAACTATCTGGGCTGGTCGGGCGCCATGGCTCCGGTGATCATGGGGAATCCCGACCGGCCGGAACTGGGCGAGGAGCTGACCAACAGCTTCTGCCGCACCGACCCGGACATCGCCCGCGTCTTCGCCCGCGTGACGTTTCTGTCCGACAACCGCGACGATCTCGTCAAAGTCACCGTTCCCACCCTGGTCGCGCAGTGCTCGAACGACGCGATTGCGCCTCCGGAGGTCGGGGCGTTCGTGCGGTCCCGGATATCCGGGAGCCGGCTGGTCACCCTGAACGCGACCGGGCACTGCCCTCAGCTCGCCGCACCGGAGGAGACGGCCGCCGCGATCATCGAATTCGTCCAGGCCGCGCGATGA
- a CDS encoding glycoside hydrolase family 43 protein produces MTPPPPRPSRRTLLRAMAVLPASALVLGEAPGLLGTALAAAPPSGSATRYTIVPFLNSNDGTVNVYQSDDATDFRLAKASAYTPPSNRIRDASIFKHTNGYYYVTYTTHTWQDTSTTIGFARSTDRLNWTFLYDYTVPIAGLSRAWAPEWFVDSDGSVNVIVSCSTTNDEWIFTPYLLKATNSALTAWSSPVALSGIGANHIDTFIVKLGSTYHAFTKNETTKYIEYATASNLAGPYTISRTGDWAGWGSYREGPALVQLDNGGWRLFFDGYGDGTYYYSDSHDTFAAWSAPAALPTVSGTARHFTVIKETVSGGPALAKNVTRSFQSANYTTRYWQAQSSLLNLPVVSGSSTTAEKQSSTFTVVPGLADANGCSFRDSSGKYLRHWDFRARFDTNDGTSTFARDATFVARTGTSSGSLRFESYNYPGYYLRHYSYQLRVERADGTELFRQDSSFVPVTAWA; encoded by the coding sequence GTGACCCCACCGCCGCCCAGACCGTCCCGCCGCACCCTGCTGCGCGCGATGGCCGTCCTGCCCGCCTCGGCCCTCGTGCTGGGTGAAGCTCCCGGACTGCTCGGTACCGCCCTGGCCGCCGCACCGCCGAGCGGATCGGCCACCCGGTACACGATCGTGCCGTTCCTGAACAGCAACGACGGGACCGTGAACGTCTACCAGTCGGACGACGCCACCGACTTCCGCCTGGCGAAGGCCTCCGCCTACACGCCGCCGAGCAACCGCATCCGCGACGCGAGCATCTTCAAGCACACCAACGGCTACTACTACGTCACCTACACGACCCACACCTGGCAGGACACCAGCACCACCATCGGCTTCGCCCGCAGCACCGACCGGCTCAACTGGACGTTCCTGTACGACTACACGGTCCCGATCGCGGGCCTCTCCCGCGCGTGGGCGCCGGAGTGGTTCGTCGACAGCGACGGCAGCGTGAACGTCATCGTGTCCTGCTCGACCACCAACGACGAGTGGATCTTCACGCCGTATCTGCTGAAGGCCACGAACTCCGCTCTCACGGCGTGGAGTTCACCGGTGGCGCTGTCCGGCATCGGCGCGAACCACATCGACACGTTCATCGTGAAGCTGGGCTCGACCTACCACGCCTTCACCAAGAACGAGACGACGAAGTACATCGAGTACGCCACGGCGTCGAACCTCGCCGGCCCGTACACGATCTCCCGCACCGGCGACTGGGCGGGCTGGGGCAGCTACCGCGAGGGCCCCGCACTCGTCCAGCTCGACAACGGCGGCTGGCGGCTCTTCTTCGACGGCTACGGCGACGGCACGTACTACTACAGCGACAGCCACGACACCTTCGCGGCCTGGTCGGCCCCGGCCGCCCTGCCCACCGTCTCCGGAACGGCCCGCCACTTCACGGTCATCAAGGAGACCGTCTCGGGCGGCCCGGCCCTGGCGAAGAACGTCACCCGTTCCTTCCAGTCGGCCAACTACACCACCCGCTACTGGCAGGCACAGTCCTCCCTGCTCAACCTCCCGGTGGTCAGCGGCTCCAGCACGACCGCCGAGAAGCAGTCATCGACCTTCACGGTGGTGCCCGGCCTGGCCGACGCGAACGGCTGCTCCTTCCGCGACTCGTCCGGCAAGTACCTCCGCCACTGGGACTTCCGAGCCCGCTTCGACACCAACGACGGCACATCGACGTTCGCGAGAGACGCCACGTTCGTCGCCCGTACGGGCACATCGAGCGGCTCGCTCCGCTTCGAGTCGTACAACTACCCCGGGTACTACCTGCGCCACTACAGCTATCAGCTGCGGGTGGAACGGGCGGACGGGACGGAGCTGTTCCGGCAGGACAGTTCGTTCGTGCCGGTGACGGCTTGGGCCTGA
- a CDS encoding STAS domain-containing protein, producing MSHLAIHTRTTTAGPVMELNGELDYDSCTQVRDLLPHLTLEPGRQLVIDLTGITFCDSSGITALIAARNHAAAAHAGIVLAAVPHPISRIFSMVGLDQVFATHPTAQAAEAAWTPPAPRP from the coding sequence GTGAGCCACCTCGCCATCCACACCCGAACCACCACCGCCGGGCCCGTCATGGAACTGAACGGCGAACTCGACTACGACAGCTGCACCCAGGTCCGCGACCTGCTGCCCCACCTGACTCTTGAGCCGGGCCGGCAACTCGTCATCGACCTGACCGGCATCACCTTCTGCGACTCCAGCGGCATCACCGCCCTCATCGCCGCCCGCAACCACGCCGCCGCCGCGCACGCCGGCATCGTCCTGGCAGCAGTCCCCCACCCCATCAGCCGTATCTTCAGCATGGTCGGTCTGGACCAGGTCTTCGCCACCCATCCCACCGCTCAGGCAGCCGAAGCAGCCTGGACACCCCCCGCACCCCGCCCCTGA
- a CDS encoding substrate-binding domain-containing protein, whose product MHRTPKATPGILRATSVAAALLAAVTVLAGCERGSENVPDDPTSGPNGCPTAHARAQTAVDRARRTDVPWNGPTTGPTAVSGRTIVYVAQTMTNPGVAGAAEGVRDAAGVIGWNVRVIDGGGTPAGLQAAMSEAVALRPAGIVIGGFDPNATSQQVTRAVASRIPLVGWHAVAAPGPSRRPPLFTNVTTNVEEVARISAQWVISQSNGTAGAVIFTDASIPFARNKSELIRKELATCSGVQLLSYQNIPIPDASSRTPREVSSLLSRFQDRWTHSVAINDLYFADAAPALRAAGEKGSGPPYNIGAGDGDPSAFQRINNEQYQSATVPEPLSLQGWQIIDEFNRAFSGRAASGYVAPIHISTADNTDGATTWDPSGYQQAYRKIWGK is encoded by the coding sequence GTGCACCGCACACCGAAGGCAACCCCCGGCATCCTCAGGGCCACGTCCGTGGCCGCTGCCCTGCTGGCCGCGGTAACCGTCCTGGCCGGCTGCGAACGCGGCTCCGAAAACGTGCCGGATGACCCCACCTCCGGCCCGAACGGCTGTCCCACGGCCCACGCGAGGGCCCAGACGGCCGTCGATCGCGCGCGGCGGACGGACGTCCCTTGGAACGGGCCGACCACCGGCCCGACGGCCGTGTCCGGCCGGACCATCGTCTACGTCGCCCAGACCATGACCAACCCCGGAGTGGCGGGGGCCGCCGAGGGTGTGCGGGACGCCGCGGGCGTCATCGGCTGGAACGTCCGGGTGATCGACGGCGGCGGTACCCCGGCGGGCCTCCAGGCGGCGATGAGCGAGGCCGTGGCCCTCAGGCCGGCGGGGATCGTCATCGGCGGCTTCGACCCCAACGCGACCTCGCAGCAGGTGACTCGGGCGGTCGCGTCCCGCATTCCTCTCGTCGGCTGGCACGCGGTCGCCGCCCCGGGCCCCAGCCGACGCCCTCCGCTCTTCACGAACGTCACCACGAACGTCGAGGAGGTGGCCAGAATCAGCGCGCAATGGGTGATCTCCCAATCCAACGGCACCGCGGGCGCCGTGATCTTCACCGACGCCTCGATCCCCTTCGCCCGGAACAAGTCGGAGCTGATCAGGAAGGAACTCGCCACCTGCTCGGGCGTGCAGCTGCTGTCGTACCAGAACATCCCGATCCCGGACGCGAGCAGCCGCACGCCCCGGGAGGTCTCCTCGCTCCTGTCCCGCTTCCAGGACAGGTGGACCCACTCCGTCGCCATCAACGACCTCTACTTCGCCGACGCCGCACCGGCCTTGCGCGCGGCCGGCGAGAAGGGTTCCGGCCCGCCCTACAACATCGGCGCCGGAGACGGCGACCCCTCGGCCTTCCAGCGCATCAACAACGAGCAGTACCAGTCGGCGACGGTGCCCGAACCGCTGTCCCTCCAGGGCTGGCAGATCATCGACGAGTTCAACCGGGCCTTCTCCGGCCGTGCCGCGAGCGGCTATGTGGCCCCCATCCACATCAGTACGGCCGACAACACCGACGGTGCCACGACGTGGGATCCCTCGGGATACCAGCAGGCGTATCGGAAGATCTGGGGCAAGTAG
- a CDS encoding cyclase family protein — protein sequence MTSTADNGPHVSREEFDALFETVRAWGHWTPADRGAWNRVTPAHVRRATALVRSGTTVPMALPWNTVPGPDNSKPALFYMSDLGDVEAPEPSCHKDFIAVDYHGKGVSHLDALSHIAYRGQLYDGRTAREVVDAAGAHFGAVSSLGPLVTRGVLLDLPAVLGTDWLEPGTAVHADDVLAAENALGVQIGEGDAVLLRSGHFRRRARLGPWNPGHASAGLHVDAVPLLAERGISLLGGDGDSDVRPSPVEGLHSPVHALAITAMGVPLLDNLDLEPLSTACATEGRYEFLLVVAPLNVPHGTGSPVNPVAVL from the coding sequence ATGACCAGCACCGCGGACAACGGCCCCCACGTCTCACGCGAGGAGTTCGACGCCCTCTTCGAGACAGTACGCGCATGGGGGCACTGGACCCCCGCCGACCGTGGCGCGTGGAACCGGGTCACGCCCGCACATGTCCGCCGTGCCACCGCACTCGTCCGCAGCGGTACGACGGTGCCGATGGCCCTGCCCTGGAACACGGTGCCCGGCCCGGACAACAGCAAGCCCGCGCTGTTCTACATGTCCGACCTCGGCGACGTGGAGGCGCCCGAGCCGTCCTGCCACAAGGACTTCATCGCCGTCGACTACCACGGAAAGGGCGTCAGCCACCTCGACGCGCTCTCCCACATCGCCTATCGGGGGCAGCTCTATGACGGCCGCACCGCCCGCGAGGTCGTCGACGCCGCCGGCGCCCACTTCGGCGCGGTCTCCTCCCTCGGTCCCCTTGTCACCAGAGGCGTCCTGCTCGACCTGCCCGCCGTCCTCGGCACCGACTGGCTCGAACCCGGCACCGCCGTACACGCCGACGACGTCCTCGCCGCCGAGAACGCACTCGGCGTGCAGATCGGCGAGGGCGACGCGGTCCTGCTGCGCTCCGGCCACTTCCGGCGCCGCGCCCGGCTCGGCCCCTGGAACCCGGGCCACGCCAGCGCCGGCCTCCATGTGGACGCCGTGCCCCTGCTGGCCGAACGCGGGATCTCGCTGCTCGGTGGCGACGGCGACAGCGACGTTCGGCCCTCTCCGGTCGAGGGCCTGCACTCCCCCGTACACGCCCTCGCCATCACCGCCATGGGAGTACCGCTGCTGGACAACCTCGACCTGGAGCCACTGTCCACCGCGTGCGCGACGGAAGGGCGTTACGAGTTCCTGCTCGTCGTGGCACCCCTGAACGTCCCCCACGGCACGGGCTCCCCCGTCAATCCTGTCGCGGTGCTGTGA
- a CDS encoding PP2C family protein-serine/threonine phosphatase, which yields MCKTGDGASGEFPLPGEPHGADRAAFSALLEDSAEDLYEHAPCGYLSTLLDGTIAKVNTTLLDWLGHARGDLVGRRTFSDLLTVGGRLYHETHFAPLLRMQGQVRGIALELKAADGSRLPVLITSTVKTGPDGEPLLIRTTVFDARDRRAYETELLRARKQAEHEREELKRLNATLQQTLLPPALVSVPGLDVSAYYHIASTDMVGGDFYDLFPLAGGTWGLFLGDVCGKGAAAAAVTSLARYTLRAAAVYDPDPAAVLSNLNTVLNHEYNGTDPRFCTVIFGLLTPNTDEGGFRITLAAGGHPPALLMRADGSARYLPTPGGQLIGVLSDAHIATTTVHLEAGDTLLLHTDGLTEARTASDKDDDRYGDEALLDFAQSLAPTTAAITVAAIRDLLDSFGTGVDDDTAVLAISVPLLTSEEQQ from the coding sequence ATGTGCAAGACCGGCGACGGAGCGAGCGGTGAGTTTCCGCTGCCCGGGGAACCGCACGGTGCCGACCGCGCGGCCTTCTCCGCGCTGCTGGAAGACAGCGCCGAGGATCTGTACGAGCATGCGCCGTGCGGCTACCTCTCCACGCTGCTCGACGGCACCATCGCGAAGGTCAACACGACGCTGCTGGACTGGCTCGGTCACGCCCGCGGTGACCTGGTGGGCCGCAGAACGTTCTCCGACCTGCTCACCGTGGGAGGCCGCCTCTACCACGAGACGCACTTCGCCCCGCTGCTGCGCATGCAGGGCCAGGTCCGCGGCATCGCGCTGGAGCTGAAGGCAGCCGACGGCTCCCGGCTGCCGGTTCTGATCACCTCGACGGTGAAGACGGGCCCCGACGGGGAGCCCCTGCTGATCCGCACGACCGTCTTCGACGCCCGTGACCGCCGGGCCTACGAGACGGAACTGCTGCGCGCCCGCAAGCAGGCGGAACACGAACGCGAAGAGCTCAAGCGCCTCAACGCCACCCTGCAGCAGACCCTGCTGCCCCCGGCGCTGGTGAGCGTCCCCGGACTGGACGTGTCCGCGTACTACCACATCGCCTCCACCGACATGGTCGGCGGCGACTTCTACGACCTCTTCCCGCTCGCCGGCGGGACGTGGGGACTGTTCCTGGGCGACGTATGCGGCAAGGGCGCCGCCGCGGCCGCCGTCACCTCCCTGGCCCGCTACACCCTGCGCGCCGCCGCCGTGTACGACCCGGACCCGGCCGCCGTCCTGAGCAACCTCAACACCGTCCTCAACCACGAGTACAACGGCACCGACCCCCGGTTCTGCACTGTGATCTTCGGGCTGCTCACCCCCAACACCGATGAGGGCGGCTTCCGGATCACCCTGGCCGCCGGTGGCCACCCCCCGGCACTGCTGATGCGCGCGGACGGCAGCGCCCGTTATCTGCCCACTCCCGGCGGACAGCTCATCGGTGTGCTGTCCGACGCCCACATCGCCACCACCACCGTCCACCTGGAGGCGGGTGACACCCTGCTGCTCCACACGGACGGCCTCACCGAAGCCCGCACCGCTTCGGACAAGGACGACGACCGCTACGGCGACGAAGCCCTCCTCGACTTCGCCCAGTCCCTTGCGCCCACCACCGCGGCCATCACCGTCGCCGCGATCCGCGACCTGCTCGACAGCTTCGGCACCGGCGTCGACGACGACACCGCCGTCCTGGCCATCAGCGTGCCCCTACTCACCAGTGAAGAGCAGCAGTGA
- a CDS encoding phospholipase D-like domain-containing protein, translating to MTSTQDQPELTAPGADAQAEASVQERTTRIRRRLERLIGIAATEGNALTALRNGDEIFPAMLAAIRSAEHTVDMMTFVYWKGDIAREFAQALADRARSGVRVRLLLDGFGSRLIEKDLLEEMERAGVQVAWFRKPLLLSPFKQNHRCHRKVLVVDEQTAFTGGVGIAEEWCGNARNEHEWRDTHVEVRGPAVDGIAAAFAQNWAEGHHELFDVRDRFVPHPPQGGAVVQVVRGSASFGWQDMQTLIRVMLESAEDRFRLATAYFSPDAYFVDLLCAAARRGVKVEILLPGPHTDKRVCQLAGQHHYDALTACGVEIHQYQPTMMHAKVVTIDGIAALVGSTNFNRRSLDHDEEIMLAVLDQEFTATLDSHFDKDLKAATLIRKGRWKRRSVLQQAREVAVMPIRRFL from the coding sequence ATGACCAGCACACAGGACCAGCCAGAGCTGACCGCCCCCGGCGCCGATGCGCAGGCAGAGGCTTCAGTCCAGGAACGCACCACACGGATACGGCGCCGACTGGAGCGGCTGATCGGCATCGCGGCGACCGAGGGCAACGCACTCACCGCTCTGCGTAACGGAGATGAGATCTTCCCCGCGATGCTGGCGGCCATCCGGTCCGCCGAGCACACCGTGGACATGATGACGTTCGTGTACTGGAAGGGGGACATAGCCCGCGAGTTCGCGCAGGCGCTGGCCGACCGGGCCCGGTCGGGAGTGCGGGTGCGGCTGCTGCTGGACGGGTTCGGCAGCCGGCTGATCGAGAAGGATCTGCTGGAGGAGATGGAGCGGGCCGGGGTGCAGGTGGCCTGGTTCCGCAAGCCGCTGCTCCTGTCGCCTTTCAAGCAGAACCACCGCTGCCACCGCAAGGTCCTCGTCGTCGACGAACAGACGGCCTTCACCGGCGGGGTCGGCATCGCCGAGGAGTGGTGCGGCAACGCCCGCAACGAACACGAATGGCGCGACACCCACGTCGAGGTCCGCGGGCCGGCCGTGGACGGCATCGCCGCCGCGTTCGCCCAGAACTGGGCCGAAGGCCACCACGAACTCTTCGACGTGCGCGACCGGTTCGTACCGCACCCCCCGCAGGGCGGCGCGGTGGTGCAGGTGGTCCGGGGGTCGGCCAGCTTCGGCTGGCAGGACATGCAGACGCTGATCCGGGTGATGCTGGAGTCGGCCGAGGACCGCTTCAGGCTGGCCACCGCCTACTTCTCCCCCGACGCCTACTTCGTCGACCTGCTGTGCGCCGCCGCCCGGCGGGGCGTCAAGGTGGAGATCCTGCTGCCCGGCCCACACACCGACAAGCGGGTCTGCCAACTGGCCGGCCAGCACCACTACGACGCCCTCACCGCCTGCGGCGTGGAGATCCACCAGTACCAGCCGACGATGATGCACGCCAAAGTCGTCACCATCGACGGCATCGCCGCCCTGGTCGGCTCCACCAACTTCAACCGCCGCTCCCTCGACCACGACGAAGAGATCATGCTCGCCGTCCTGGACCAGGAGTTCACAGCCACCCTCGACAGCCACTTCGACAAGGACCTCAAGGCAGCCACGCTGATCCGTAAGGGACGCTGGAAGCGGCGCTCCGTGCTGCAGCAAGCACGTGAGGTCGCCGTCATGCCCATCCGCCGCTTCCTGTAG
- a CDS encoding glycosyltransferase family 87 protein, whose product MAAVIMLWCLTRLWLVSTALGVNAFTGYGRVDPSVDKVYRGWYEVLGNGSFPLHDVTWQYPPGAALPVLAPALVPGLDYGRAFIALTALCDILIFVMLLCGARVAGRSLAGAWLWTVGLAALSTMPWNRFDLLVTGLAMAALVVAANQRAWSDRAFGVLVAMGSMVKIWPVLLLIGTRKGRYTRRVWVAAALTTLAVAASFAFTMPNAFSFLSGQKSRGIQIESVGALPFHLARHFGWSGTWAAKDGSHEFVGPYVEGVSLTMQALTVLAFGWLLWWRQRSDLGISCALPDAALTATLLFVVTSRVISPQYMVWLIGLAAVCLLRPDTTQRPVAWLLLAACLLTTLDFPLLYRELRDDGAPLAIANLYARNLLLVAAAVLSGLRLWRATALRSIDPAFQAERS is encoded by the coding sequence TTGGCGGCCGTCATCATGCTCTGGTGCCTGACGCGCCTGTGGCTTGTCTCCACTGCGTTGGGGGTCAACGCGTTCACGGGCTATGGCCGCGTCGACCCGTCCGTCGACAAGGTATACCGCGGCTGGTACGAGGTTCTGGGCAACGGGTCCTTCCCTCTGCACGACGTCACCTGGCAGTACCCGCCCGGTGCGGCTCTGCCCGTCCTTGCGCCTGCGCTGGTCCCGGGTCTCGATTACGGACGCGCCTTCATCGCGCTGACCGCTCTCTGCGACATCCTCATCTTTGTCATGCTGCTCTGTGGGGCACGTGTGGCCGGACGCAGTCTCGCCGGTGCCTGGCTTTGGACCGTGGGGCTGGCAGCGCTCAGCACGATGCCCTGGAATCGTTTCGATCTGCTCGTCACTGGGTTGGCCATGGCCGCGCTCGTGGTGGCGGCCAACCAACGCGCTTGGTCCGACCGGGCATTCGGCGTGCTTGTTGCGATGGGCTCGATGGTCAAGATTTGGCCGGTACTGCTCCTGATCGGCACTCGCAAGGGCCGGTACACGCGAAGAGTCTGGGTTGCCGCTGCGCTCACCACGCTGGCGGTCGCCGCTTCCTTCGCGTTCACCATGCCGAACGCCTTCTCCTTCCTCTCCGGCCAGAAGTCCCGCGGCATCCAGATCGAGTCCGTCGGAGCCTTGCCCTTTCATCTCGCCCGCCATTTCGGCTGGAGCGGGACCTGGGCGGCGAAGGATGGCTCGCACGAGTTCGTGGGACCGTACGTCGAGGGCGTCAGCCTCACCATGCAGGCACTGACCGTCCTGGCCTTTGGCTGGCTCTTGTGGTGGCGCCAACGTTCGGACCTCGGCATTTCCTGCGCCCTGCCCGACGCCGCCCTGACGGCCACTCTCCTCTTCGTCGTCACAAGCCGCGTGATCAGCCCGCAGTACATGGTGTGGCTGATCGGACTGGCCGCCGTCTGCCTGCTGCGCCCCGACACCACCCAGCGCCCTGTCGCCTGGCTCCTGCTCGCGGCCTGCCTGCTCACGACCTTGGACTTCCCGCTGCTCTACCGCGAACTCCGCGACGATGGTGCGCCTTTGGCCATCGCCAACCTGTACGCCCGCAACCTGCTGCTGGTCGCGGCAGCAGTGCTGTCGGGACTACGGCTGTGGCGCGCGACTGCGCTCCGATCGATTGATCCCGCATTCCAGGCTGAGAGGTCCTGA
- a CDS encoding hydrophobic protein: MVPLLVVLLLALILFGAGFALKALWWIAVVVLVVWLLGFVVRPVGHSGRKSRWYRW; encoded by the coding sequence ATGGTTCCCCTGCTTGTCGTTCTGCTTCTCGCTCTGATCCTTTTCGGTGCCGGTTTCGCCCTCAAGGCCCTGTGGTGGATCGCCGTCGTCGTCCTGGTGGTGTGGCTGCTCGGCTTCGTGGTCCGGCCCGTCGGCCACAGCGGCCGCAAGAGCCGCTGGTACCGCTGGTAG
- a CDS encoding ABC transporter permease, with the protein MSTSPSSPGPRSRPGRRDGPSPTARLRGGRGGHLVGAYGLLALTALLFLIFSLTLPRTFPTRDTVDSILSTQSIPAVLALAAMVPIVTGAFDLSIGYGLGLAHVLVMQLIVHEGWPWPLVCLTVIVGGGVVGVLNGVIVEFGRIDSFIATLGTGSMMYAATGWITDGGRIVPGPQGLPAAFTDLYNSTFLGLPIPAFYVLAITAVLWLVLERLPLGRYLYVVGSNPRAADLLGIPIRKYTVYAFATSGLLVGFAGVLLAAQQQIGNPSVGLDYLLPAFVGALLGSTAIKPGRPNALGTLVAVAVLAVGLTGIGQMGADFWTVPLFHGGTLLLAVGLAGYTARRRLRTGAATARDSPDVPTEPPSGPTQDGGTRDGGTRDGGTNDGAP; encoded by the coding sequence CGCCGGGACGGCCCGAGTCCGACGGCCCGGCTGCGCGGTGGCCGGGGCGGACACCTCGTCGGCGCCTACGGCCTCCTGGCCCTCACCGCCCTCCTCTTCCTGATCTTCTCCCTCACCCTGCCGCGTACTTTCCCCACCCGGGACACCGTCGACTCGATCCTGTCCACCCAGTCGATCCCGGCGGTGCTGGCGCTCGCCGCGATGGTCCCGATCGTGACCGGCGCCTTCGACCTCTCCATCGGGTACGGCCTCGGCCTGGCGCACGTCCTGGTGATGCAGCTCATCGTCCACGAAGGATGGCCCTGGCCACTGGTCTGCCTCACGGTGATCGTCGGAGGCGGTGTCGTCGGCGTCCTCAACGGTGTCATCGTCGAGTTCGGCCGGATCGACTCGTTCATCGCCACGCTCGGGACCGGCAGCATGATGTACGCCGCGACCGGCTGGATCACCGACGGCGGCCGTATCGTCCCCGGCCCGCAGGGTCTCCCGGCCGCCTTCACCGACCTCTACAACTCCACATTCCTCGGCCTTCCGATCCCGGCGTTCTACGTGCTCGCCATCACAGCCGTCCTGTGGCTGGTGTTGGAGCGACTGCCGCTCGGCCGGTACTTGTATGTCGTCGGGTCGAACCCGCGCGCCGCCGATCTCCTCGGCATCCCGATCCGGAAGTACACGGTGTACGCCTTCGCCACGTCGGGGCTGCTCGTCGGCTTCGCCGGAGTGCTGCTCGCGGCCCAGCAGCAGATCGGCAATCCGAGCGTCGGCCTCGACTATCTGCTGCCCGCCTTCGTCGGCGCCCTGCTCGGCTCCACAGCCATCAAGCCCGGCCGCCCCAACGCCCTGGGCACCCTCGTGGCCGTCGCCGTCCTGGCCGTCGGCCTCACCGGCATCGGCCAGATGGGCGCCGACTTCTGGACCGTCCCGTTGTTCCACGGCGGCACCCTCCTCCTGGCCGTCGGCCTCGCGGGCTACACCGCGCGCCGCCGGCTGCGCACCGGCGCCGCCACGGCGCGCGATTCGCCCGACGTGCCGACGGAGCCGCCGTCGGGCCCGACGCAGGACGGCGGCACGCGGGACGGCGGCACGCGGGACGGCGGCACGAACGACGGTGCTCCGTGA